The following nucleotide sequence is from Pseudomonas sessilinigenes.
GGCCGGTAGCTTCAAGGCAATTACGTGCAGGCGATAGTACAAGTCCTCGCGGAACTGGCCGATCTTCGACAGGCTCTTCAGATCCCTGTGGGTCGCGGCGATGAGGCGTACGTCAACCTTCTGCGACTGTACCGAGCCGACGCGGCGAATTTCACCTTCCTGCAGTACGCGCAGCAGGCGCGCCTGGGCTTCTAGAGGCAGTTCGCCAATTTCGTCGAGGAACAAGGTGCCGCCATCGGCTGCTTCCACCAGGCCGGCCCGACCAGCGCTGGCGCCGGTGAATGCGCCTTTCTCGTGGCCGAACAGCTCGGATTCGATCAGGGTCTCCGGAATGGCGGCACAGTTCACCGAGATCATGGGGGCCTTGGCCCGCTTGGACAGGTTGTGCAGTGCCCGCGCTACCAGCTCCTTGCCGGTCCCGGACTCGCCCTGGATCAAGACGTTGGAGTCGGTGGGCGCGACCTTGCGGATCTTGCCGTACAGATCCTGCATCGGTGCGCAGGAGCCGATGATGCCGATCTCGCCGTTCGCGTTCCCGGCCTTTTCGGTCCCAGTGCCGGTCTTGCCTGCCGGGCGTTCGGCCGGCATCTGCTCGACGTTTTGCCGATCCCGCAGGATCCGCGCCACGGCCTGGAGCATTTCATCGTGGTCGAAAGGCTTGGCGATATAGTCCACCGCGCCCATTTTCATCGAGTCCACGGCCGAGCGCAGGCTGGCGTAGCTGGTCATGATCAGTACCGGTTTGCCCTGGCCGAGCTTGATCAGCTCGGTACCCGGGGCACCAGGCAAGCGCAGGTCACTGACGATCAGATCGAACGTGGGGATACTGAAGCGTTCCTGTGCTTCCTGCACTGAGCCGGCTTCGCTGACCTGATACTGGTTGCGTTCCAACAGGCGTCGCAGGGCGGAGCGGATGATGGTTTCGTCTTCGACGATCAGAATATGCGGCATTGATTCAATTCTCTCGACGGTCTCAGTTCACAGCGGACGTCGCTTCGACATGGCGCGGTAAGGTCACTCGGATACGGGTGCCGCGCTGGCTCTGTGGATCGGCCGGGCTGTCGATGGTGATTTGTCCATAATGCTCTTCAACGATGGAATAGACCAGTGCAAGGCCCAGTCCGGTGCCTTCCCCTGGGTCCTTGGTGGTGAAAAACGGTTCGAACAATCGGTCCATGATGTTCTTCGGAATGCCACTGCCTTCGTCCTCCACGATCAGGTCTACCGTGTGCTCGAAAGCCTCGCTCTTGACGCGTACGGCGCTACCGGGAGGAGAGGCGTCGCGGGCGTTCGACAGCAGGTTGATCAGGACCTGGGCCAGGCGCTGGGGGTCGCCATCGACCCAGTGGTCGGGATCGCATAAATTGAAGAACTGCACCTCGAAATTGCGTCGGTTCAATGCCAGCAGGCCAATGGCGTCCTGGGCCACTTCCGCCAGGCACACCGCTTCGTCGTTGTGCTGGTGGCTACCGGCGTGGGCAAAGCTCATCAAGGATTGGACGATGCGCGAGATGCGCTTGGTCTGTTCGAGGATCTGCCCACTGATTTCCGTCAGCTCGCTGTCTTCTTCACGCTCTTCACGCAGGTTCTGCGCCAGGCAGGCGATGCCGGTGACCGGGTTGCCGATTTCATGGGCCACCCCGGCGGCCAGGCGCCCGATGCTGGCCAGTCGTTCTGAATGCACCAGCTTGTCTTCCAGGGTCTGAGTCTCGGTCAGGTCTTCCACCAGCAGCACCAGCCCACTATTGCCTGGAGCCAAGGGCTCGTCGATCGCGGCCTTGTGCAGGTTCAACCAGCGTGTCTGGCCGTCCAGGGCCAGGTGCTGCTTGTGCAAGTGCTCGTCCGGCAGGTCGATGAAGCCTTGCAGCAGGTCTTTCCAGGGGTTGGCGATGGTGCCCAGGCGCGATCCCACTACATGCTGGGCAGGGATCCCGGTGAGTTCCTCCATGGCCTTGTTCCACATCAGGATTTCCTGGTCCTTGGCCAGGGAGCAAACACCCATCGGCAGTTCTTGCAGGGTTTGCCGGTGATAGCGCCGCAGGGCGTCGAGCTCGGCAGCCAGGCCGGTCAGGCGCGAGTGGTAGTCCTCGAGCCGGCTTTCAATGAAGTGAATGTCCTCGGTCACGTAATTCTCGCCACCAGCCTTGTAGGGCAGGAAGGTTTCCACCATGTCCTGTGCAACGCTGGGGCCCATCAGGCCTGAGAGGTTGGCTTCGATCCGGTCGCGCAGGCGCCGCAGGGCATAGGG
It contains:
- a CDS encoding sigma-54-dependent transcriptional regulator — protein: MPHILIVEDETIIRSALRRLLERNQYQVSEAGSVQEAQERFSIPTFDLIVSDLRLPGAPGTELIKLGQGKPVLIMTSYASLRSAVDSMKMGAVDYIAKPFDHDEMLQAVARILRDRQNVEQMPAERPAGKTGTGTEKAGNANGEIGIIGSCAPMQDLYGKIRKVAPTDSNVLIQGESGTGKELVARALHNLSKRAKAPMISVNCAAIPETLIESELFGHEKGAFTGASAGRAGLVEAADGGTLFLDEIGELPLEAQARLLRVLQEGEIRRVGSVQSQKVDVRLIAATHRDLKSLSKIGQFREDLYYRLHVIALKLPALRERGADVNEIANAFLARQSARIGRTDLKFSADAEQAIRHYSWPGNVRELENAVERAVILCESPEISADLLGIDIELSDLEDDDFVSLAPQPGATSHEPTEDLSLEDYFQHFVLEHQDHMTETELARKLGVSRKCLWERRQRLGIPRRKSGATSES